DNA sequence from the Halichoerus grypus chromosome 8, mHalGry1.hap1.1, whole genome shotgun sequence genome:
ACCTGCCTACTGGTAACAACTAAAAATTCCAgattttagcttttgttgtttttggcaCACTTGTcctatgttcttttttatttttcattaaaaacaaaataaaaaaattttttattatggaagatTTCAAACCTATATCAATGCCTACATACCCTTCAGCCAACTTCAAAAATTATCAAATCATGGTGAGTCTGTTTCCACTGTAACCTCATCCACTTTCtttattctgtattattttaaagcagatttttttttttaaagattttatttatttatttgacagagaaacagagagcacaagcagtgggggcagcaaagggagaggtagaaacaggctctcggctgagcagggagcctgatgcggggctcgataccaggaccatgggatcatgacctgagctgaaggcagactcttaactaatcacccaggcacccctttaaagCAAATTCCATGAACTATTTCATtccatccataaatatttcagcatctgtctttaaaagataaagaatttttgattaacaattaaaaaaatctttagtgCACTGATGagttagaaagaaaataagggaCTATGAACCTGAAAAACTAAGTGAACACCAGAACCTAAAGAAATTTCACCCTAAGAATATTTGCTAACTCGGTGAATTTGCCTGTTGGTTTTCCCACCTCACTGGCATGGGTTACTGAAGACAGAGACCCGAGACTGCTCATAGAAGTCTCCTAGGAGATCCTCTCCTCTTAATTCAGGAATCCCAAAGAGATGTGCATTCTGTATAAGGTAAACCAGAAATaccccctccctcttcctacctgcttctgcccctgcccctattGTTAGGGTACTGCAAGGAAAATGAACTGACTTGAAACAAGTCActaaatggagagagaaaaaaaaattattgatgagGATTTGGAGTCACAGGCCATCCCTTGCACACATTTGTGACCTGAACTCATAAATACTTGTGCATTCTGCAAAACTGTACActaaaaaatggatttaaagtgATCTTTGGACTGAGGTTACCCCAGGTTCCTGGCAGAAgcaaatgaattttctttctggGGGAACCTACCTTCATCCCCCCAGTATCCACAAATgaaattccaaagaaaatgaacagtcAAAAGTAACTAAATGCACAAGGACACAAGGCCACTTGGACAATAACCCACTGAAACAACTAACAACAGAAGCAGACTGACAAGGattttagataatattttaagCAGATTAGGAGCAGCTAAGGAGAAAATTAGTGAACTGAAAGATACGGAAAGAAATCCGGAGTGCATTATAGAGAAAAATAGGTAGAAAATTTAAGATCTCAGGAGTCATGAAGGCTAGTGTGAGAAAATGTAACGTATCTAATCAAAAACTCTTGCTCATATACTTGAGTCATACATCAAGTAAGATGTATGACTTGATGTATGACTTGATACATACATACTAAGAGCAACCTCTTAGTGCCTTAGGTTCTTTTACTACCAAATGAGGATAGTAACAGTACTTTAAGCGGGGAGTAAATTAGATAATATGTGTAAAGGTCTTAGAATAGTGCTTGCCACGGAAAGTGCTTTAACAAAAACCTTAGTTGCTAATATTATAGTAGTGGTCTTACCAAATTTCATGTTCTagtgaaccattttttttttaagattctatttatttattttagagagagagagagagcagagggagagggaaagggaaagaatttcgagcagactctgtgctgagtgtggagcctgatgcagggcttacaaccccaaggtcatgaactgagccaaaaccaagagttggacgcttaaccgcttaactgactgcgccacccaggctccccatctagTGAACTATCTTGATTCTTAGAACAGCAGTGCCTTGGTAATCAGATTGATAGGGACTTTCTGTGCCTCTAAATGCTTgtatttaattctaattttcaccTGTTAAACTGTATGCCTCTGATAAGGTTCTACATTTAGAACTTCCCCTGCATATTGTGAATGTATTGTTAATGTAACTCTGTTTTGGTTCTGTCCTGACTCACCTTTGGCAAGTGTACCTCAGATTAgattttttcccttgaaaaatgACTACATAAACTTACTTAAAAAGATCACTGAGttgctttaatttattttttaagtcctaCAAAACACTTTAATGTAAAAATCTACACTATTACATTTATTTGATACGAATTTCATAGATGAAAAGTTTTGTGTGATGGATATGTGGAAAACCTTCCAGTACTCAGAAAAATTTCTCACACTGTAATTATATCTAATTCCTGATGGAATTAATTTTATTCAGACTGtttatctgttaaaaaataagaaagcaagatTGAATTAAATGAAGTACCAACTTTGCTTTGTCATTGACAAGTGTATGGGAATTCGTGAAAGCCTCTATGAAGAGAATGTGATAAGcatacattattattttcttgagttttgaATTACTATGTAAACAGATAATATGAAGATAATCTGTTTgctatgtaaaaagaaaatatagaaggtAGTAATAGAAGTGtgttaaaaatgattataaatgtgggtttttttttttttttttcttgcggGATAGCTGGGAACCTCTCCACTTCATCTGGCAGCACAGTATGGGCATTATTCTACCACAGAAGTACTACTCCGAGCTGGTGTAAGTAGGGATGCAAGAACCAAAGTGGACCGAACGCCATTACATATGGCAGCTTCTGAGGGCCATGCCAGCATAGTAGAGGTTTTGCTTAAGGTATGTGTTCTCTTTTTGCACTCTGCTTTTGAAAGTAAGTCCCCGAAGGATTTATGGTTTTATAAGAGGGAGAAGAGAACTACTTTTATTgaatgtctcatttttttttcctgtgttatctcatttttttgtgtgtaagcCCATCAGATGAAAATTATCTTAAAGTTTACCTTTGTGGGAGAAAAAGAACTTCCTCTAGGTATGTTCTTAGTTGACAGACAGACAGTTGATTTCTTAGACCTTGGTTTCCGTTATGATGAGGGTCTACAGCTTTGTCTTACTTGACACAGTTAAAATGCTTATGGAAAGAAACATAGGGCTTGGATGATTAACAAACAAATTAATGATACAAATAAGGATTTTTATTCTGGCCTTTAGATCAGCGTATCCAGAAGACATACAGTGTAAGCCACAAATGTGAATCACATGTAATTCTAGATTTTCTattagctacattaaaaaaaaagtaaaaactaattttaatattatattttatttaacctcatatatacaaaatattatcatttcaacatgaaaTCAATATAAAAGTTATTAATGAGCTCTGTTACAtcctttttttggtgttaagtctTTGAATTCCAGTGTGTGTTTACATATACAGTACATCCCTGTTGGGACtaaccatatttcaagtgcttaatagGCACATGTGcccagtggctaccatattggacagtgcatcCCTGATAGCTCCCTTTTGATTATTTATATTGTACTGGCTTTGAAAGCAAAggatatttttgtataaataagGAACTAGAATTAAAGAGGGTTTTGGAGGAATGCTCATagttttccttcacttttttttttgagagagagagagagcgtgcacacgcgcaaatgggggtggggcagagggagagagagagagaacctcaagctgactccacactgcacagagcccgacgcggggcttgatctcaggaccctgagatcatgacctgagctgagatcaagagtcagacgcttaactgactgagccacccaggcgcttcaaCTTTTCTTCACTTCTTATGCCATTGTATCCCATGATGCTCACAGCTTGGTGACTGAAAAAATCATTGCTGCACTCCTAaggaattagaaggaaaacaggaaagttAGCATGATAGAAAGCTGATTAAGTGATGTGTGGAGATTCGTACAGATTATTCAACACAAAAAATAGAGAGCTGATCATGTTGGTAGCAGATTCTTGCTTTAGAGCCTAATGGCTAGTATTTTCAtattaggaattctttatatttcGTATTTTAGAAATCtcttattttgtaatatttttatagcaTGGTGCTGATGTTAATGCAAAGGACATGTTGAAGATGACAGCTCTACATTGGGCCACAGAACACAATCATCAAGAAGTGGTGGAACTTTTAATCAAATACGGTGCTGATGTACACACGCAAAGTAAATTTTGTAAAACTGCATTTGATATTTCAATAGACAATGGGAATGAAGATTTGGCAGAGATATTACAGGTAACTTTTGGCttttaatttgtgaaaataaaaggatCTCTGTCTTGTGGATGATTTGAGCTGtttagcttttagcttttcattttggACTTGGTTATTTTGGAcagtctttttcctctttcacttcCTCTTTGTTCATTTACTGTTCATTTTTCTGATTGTAAGACTGTAGTCTTTACATGTAACATTAGAAGATTAGATAAGGTGAttactttctgtgtttttaaGTTCCTGAATTCCCCTTCTAGACATTTCattctattaattatttttgttgcaTATTTGGATGCAGTATGGTTTTTCAAAGTCTGTTAAACTTccactaaaatttttctttagtaGCTATAACAGTGTCCCCTGAGTGAGTAATATAGTCTCTATCACTCTGAttggtttcctttatttttcatcatcctCAAAAAAATCTAGGAACATAGTTATTTATGGTTTTGGggcaagtttctttctttcttttttaaaaaaatttatttagttattgGTGGAGGGGAGTCTTAAGCAGagtctgcactgagcgtggagccccacatagggctcgatctcatgaccctgagatcatgacctgagccgaaaccaagagtcacatgacTCTGACTGCACCACCTGGGCCCCCCTGGGCAAGTTTTTCTAATAGCCAGTactgcttctcttttcttcagctaCACAACTTTGATATAAATTATCTTCTTTACTCACTGCCTCTTGCCTGTCTTCTTGTTCTCCTTCCCAGTAGAACTCTTCTTTAAGACCATCTTACTCTATTGAATTTCAGCTAGTTACTTAAAAGATTCTATATGTCCAGGAAAATGAATTTTGTGATGCCTCTTGCAATTCTTTTACTCCTAGGAGTGCAATTCGGGAGCCAGGGTTGAAGATTGAGAACGGTTAATTGGGAAGGACATGCTTTAtatgtataatgatatatattGCTGAATATggtagaggaaatatttaagtaatttgatTTCTGTAGCCACAGGGCAGCAAAATATCTTTTCAACTGTGTTCTATAAAAAGCCTTCCAGATACCCATTTCTCTTCTCATGGGATTTTGCTGCTTTCCCTAACGGGGGAATTAGGATGTAAATTCCTACCTGTGATTTACCACTGCACTCTTAGTAGACCATATACAaagatttccatttgttttatatGATTCTTCTTaagttttagaatttcctttatgtttgtgtTTGTACTACATTGAGAATCTGTGCTGTATGTTCCGGTTGTAATTCTGAAAACGCCGTGTTGATTTGTGCTCTAGATTGCTATGCAGAACCAAATCAACACAAACCCAGAGAGTCCGGACACAGTGACGATACATGCCGCCACACCACAGTTTATCATCGGACCTGGAGGGGTGGTGAACCTAACAGGTCTGGTATCTTCAGAAAATTCATCCAAGGCAACAGGTATTGAGATGCATATAGGATAGCTGTTGGGACTTTATGCTTTACTAGGTATCCTCCTTTTAAGAAAGGACTGTTGGAGAATGAGGGTAAGATTATATCCGTCACCTTGGTTTTCTTTGGTATTGGCAAAAACCGATTTTTATGAGACACAAGAATTTGAAGAAAGGTGATATTGCAAAGTGTACTGCAATATTATCTTTCAAAAACTAATGCTACACCCAAGCTTGTTTTTCACAAAACGATGATCCAAGCTTCATTTAAGAGTTGAATTAAGTGAAATAGAGTATCAGAAAAGTGCATTAGATTAAgctcctttaaaatgtaaatctgtcTTCTCTTTTGTCATAGATGAAACCGGTGTATCTGCTGTTCAGTTTGGAAACTCGTCTACGTCAGTATTAGCTACGTTAGCTGCCCTAGCTGAAGCATCTGCTCCGCTCTCCAACTCTGCAGAAACGCCAGGTTAGAGAAACAAGGCAAATGTGCACATTAAAAGTTGGAGACTCAAATAGTAACAAAGGCTAGGAAGGTAATATAAAAGGCTAAAGTGAGCAGATTTCAGATGATGGCCATCCGAAGataggggcccagggcaggggggcaTCTACTACTTAGCTCTAGCTGATTATGGTCCTATGCACAGTGTTGCCAGATTCCGTTTTTCATGGGAAGCTgaaaatctggattttaaaagaatgttaaatcctgtcaattaattaaaatctgattaaaattaaaaacaaacttgtgTGGTTCACAGGAAAACGTCTCTGATCCAATTGGCCTTGTCTGTGACTTTTTGTATAAAgtagataaatatatatgaacttgctgtcttttttataacttttaatttttgtcagttCTATTAGAATGACCTAGAATCTTACTGACTGACAGAACTAGGAAGTAGCATGCCAGCTCCGCCATTAAAGGATGACTTGATGGTGAACGATGATAAACAGTATCAATAGCTGATTTAGACCAGGTTTTACTTTGACACGTAAGCAAAATAGTTCTTGCTATAATTATTATGTAagtaaatgtctttttatttaggGAATTTAGAAAACTTCACAAAATTATTATTCTTACTGTAGTTTAGGCCATTATATTTGGCTTATAAAAGTGcttataaaagaataatttattgtcactcattatttaaattcatgttttttttcaatttgtgcCCAATAATAACAGTAATGACAACAGATCATTGAGTGCTTACTTGTGTGCTGTGCCCTGTGATAAATGTTTTACTTAtgatctcactgaatcctcaccaaAAAGCTTGAAGATCTGTATTACTGGATTTGACTCTTTAAGATGCTACTGATTGAAAGATGTGTTTTTTTCAGGGAGAAAAATGtacctatttctctcttctctctctctctcttttcattattaactagtgataataaacatttatctatTGTCCAGCTTCTTCAGCATCATAATCAATGTTGGAATCTAAGCCTTTGTATTTGGGACTTGTAAGATTTTTCAGAATCACTTTTGGCTGTTAGCAGTTATGATATGCTGCTTCTATAACCTGTGCCCGGATCTCGTTAGCATCTTTGTTATTGCATAGGCAtagcaaagaaaattaattttattggtggtttctatttcattaaactccctatttttttgtctttaattaaaGGATATATCTCTGAAAATTAAGCAGCTTTTCTTGAAGGTCAGCTGAAATTTTGACATTTAGGTATTTGGCTTCATGAATTAGTCATACCAACTTCTCTGACTTCTActtttgaaaatgttatatatggTCTAGTCTGAAAGACCAGGAATTTCAGTTGACTTTTATCGCATGTGATTTACAATCTTTTGTGAGCGcagtaatttttcatttcaatgctATGTCATAGTGGAATCTTTTTGAAGGTACTTTAAGAGCTTGAATTAAGTTAAAGTTCAGGTGAGTACATTGCCACCAGTGTACATAACTCAGCTGAGGTGTGTAATCAGATAAAGAAATATCTTCTCAGAGCTCAATTTCCACATGCTCACGCTAATTATTTCTCTGCTTCATGGCTGTTCAGTTTCTCTTAACATCAATTGTCAGGCTCATcctgattttagaaaatatttacatatattttttcaaagacatcCTAGTTAGGATCTGGGAAATAAAGTAGTACTCTCATTTTATATATGATGAAGCTGAGATTTATGAGGTTAAATAATTTTGCCCAAAGTAGCATGGCCATTAAGTGGTGAAAGGAGTTTTGTGCTCAAGGTctgattgagtcccacgttgtgTGACTGTGACCACTATAATATATTGCAGTTTCTTGGTGATCAGTGGAGTGGTCTCTTCTACAATGTTTATAATTCGGTTTGTGATAAGAATAACTATTTATGTGattatcattttgtcttctatcaAACAAAAGCATCACTATTCTTGCCTTTACTCCTGAGGTGTGTCTGTTGAAGCAATCTGCTGAAATAAATGGTTTGTTCCTTTGTCCTTCTTTAATGGATGGGACATAGGGATTTAGATAGATGAGAACTCATTCCAGTTCATTCCATTTTGGAAGTTACTCCAAAATGAAGatatagaaaagttaaaaaaatttctttgggAGATTGCAGCTGCTTTTTCCTCATGAGGAAAACCACTGCCATGTAGTGGTATACTGTATTAATGAACAGAGGCAGTTATGTTATCCTCTTTCTACCAAAGCTTACAGGCCACTCTGTTATAGgtattttccctttgaaaaatCAAAACTCCAGGAAACTCACACTCTTACtccctttctttttgctttaaaacaaaacaaaaatgtgcaAACAGTAAAAATTCATGGAGGGATAGATCATGTTTTGGGTTAAAGGAATAACTCAGAACTGTTTTTGTGCTAAAATTTCCACTTACTATTTATAAACAGCTATTCATTTATAATgagaaaagtattatttattcatgcattgAACAGATTTTGTTGAATGTCTCTTATGACCTGGTTACTCTGCTTGGTGTTAGAGAGAAAATGGTGAACAATCAGATTCAATCCCAGCCCTTGTCAAACATGTGGTCTTTGGGTAGAACAAGATGTCCAGCAGTTACCCAGGTAAATAACGGTGATCAGTGCTACCTGTAAAGAAGGCAGGATTTTTCACCTAGTCTGGTGGTTCAGAGAATCTTCCTAGAGGAAGAGACATTTAAACTAAAGATGAAGTAGGAATTAGTAGAGCAAACATTGGAGAAAGAACATTTGAGGAAGAGGGACACTTGTAAAGCTTTTGAGGTCGGGAAGAGCTTGTCCTTTTCAGGGCACTTCAGAGGCCCATGTGGCTGAGCCCAGTGAGTGGGAGAGTAACTCATGGTGGTTGAAGGTAAGGTTATGAAAATGATTACTTTGGCAGGCCCTGAAAGGGAGTTCAGTTAGGACTCTTAATGCAATCAACCAGGGAAGAGATAGTGGTGGCATGGATTAGGATTTGGCAAAGAGACAAGAAGTGAAAAGATTTGAGAATTATTTGGGATGTAGAATTGGAAGTTATAATTGATTCGTTGTAGGCCTTACATCTGCAGCATAGTTTGTCTGACCCTTTAAAGTAAACTCTTTCATAAAACACTATTTTATGGCTCTAGCCTGAAGTCctatattgattttgttttgcttagcCTTAATCTTTTTTGTGGCCCAGCTATATAATCTCTTGATTAAATAGACATCTGTGACCAcccttctttttatctttaggGCAACTTCTGTTTGTTAATACGGTGTTTTTCTAGAGGAGTAATGCATCTGGTAGttgtttccctcctttctcctaaTAGTGAAATTTGATTCAGGTCCTCTCTGCACATTGTTTTTCTGCTGTTCCTAAAATAGATCAGTAAAAGTGAATTGGCTTTAAGGGATAAATTACTGGACTTCATaagattgttttggttttgcttttttgtttttaatttcaggttCAATTGTAGGCCCAATACCTTTGAAATGTTTTCAGTGAACACAGTTTCTCACATTGaaacatttatatgtagaattttcAATCCTCAGATCATCTTAAAGacagtttttttctctgtcttatttgaATTCTATGGCATTATAATTAAGTCTTGTTGAACAAGAGATCTCCGATATTTTTAATGATGCTGTAGGCTATCTAGGCTCTCTTTATATATTACAATCTAACTTTTGATTTAGATCAATGAATattacacttatttattttttttatccaggGGTTTTACATTtagaggggtgtgtgtgcatgtgtgtgtattttaaataacactctttttaaagtttttaggttttctcttttattcttacaTGTTTCAACATTTCACTGTTGGATTGTTCTTAGGGTTTCTGGGGGACACTTTGTCTTCTTACATAATTGgtttccttataattttttctcaaattccttagTATAGcacaacttaaaaagaaaactttttagatGAAAGGGAGGAActctattattttaatgataGTCATTGGGAATAGTACAGAGATGAAAGTTCTTGAGTTGTGCCTTGATTGTGTGTGATCTCAGAAATTTCTTACATATGATTATGCTTTAAAGTATTTACTTGTAGTTAGCATTCAACCAGactgaacatttctttttcatatggatatttttaagaaaaatcaaagcaataGCTAATGCATTTGAAAACCTTAGTAGTTGTTCTATTGaatatattactattttatgccctacatttcattttataattatcttcCTGAAATTTTCTTAAGTGCTTGGTGATAAAGCCTAATTATAgtttaagagaaacaaaaatgagagaACTCAAAACATGAAGGTGTTTTGTATTTTCAGTATTCTCTTCTGCAGTTTGTACTGTGACCTTGATTATTACCAAATAACAGAATCACAGGGTTGCAGCCAGGGCTGTTGCCATACCATGAGTACCTCTTTGAAAACTAGGGTCCCCATActtgtcttttctttaaaaggagcTCATAGATACCCATGGTGTTCTGTTGGGAGTTGGTAGCAACTTAGCACGTTTCAGAGCACCTGTGCATCTGAATGGTAGGTAACAGGACTCAGGAGAGAATGGTTTTATTTAATTGCACTTTTTGTAAAGTGTTACCTCAGATAATCCATGAAAAAAACCCATATTATTTAGAAACAGTTttcatgtgatttcttttttcagaattatattgttctttattttgtataattatttttcagaattatatattaaatgttatattaaaacatttttttagattgACAGTTTTCAAGCCCATAGAAAAATTGGAGGATAAACTTTATACCTTTCACCTGTACTTAACCACCTGTTAAAATCTtgccacacctacacacacacacacttttattaTGCCCAATTATCTGCAAGTGGGCTGCAGATATCATGACATCTCACCCTTAAATACTTCAGCATATATCTCCCAAGAACAAGGACAGCGTGTTACATATTCATAGCTCCattgtatttcctaaaaacatcAACATTAACTTAGTAACAGTATCTGACATGTGGTCCACATTCAAGTTTCCCCAGTTATCTCCAGAATATCCTTTAGAAAGTGTTTTTCATCCAGGATCCAAGGTTCACACATTGTATCTGGTTGTGTCTCTTTCGTCTCCCCCAGCCTAGGGCAGCCCCTACCACTTCCCTTGTTCTTTTTGACATTGAAATCTTTGTAGAGTCTGTGCCCATTGTGTGCATGATCATTTCGTTCTGGATTCATTTGCTTAATAATAATTAGATGCAGGCCAAACCCTTCCAGGAAGAATACAAGTGCTATTGTGTAATGTCCTGTTGCATCACATCAGGAGGCACATGTAAGGCCACCCCTATCATGACCGCTTGGTGAGAGTGGTCACTGCCAGGTCTTTATAGACACCTTTCCCCTTACTAATCTTCGAGAATATATGGATATCTTGTTTCTTGAAACATTTCAGTGGTTTTAACATCCATTGGTGACCCTTGTTTGAATCGATTATTACATTGGAGGTTAcgatgataatttttattttgttaattagaTGTCATTCTTCTATCAAGAAGAtctttaaagagggcacgtattgaatggagcactgggtgttacatgcaaacaatgaatcatggaacactacatcaaaaactaatgatgtatggtgattaacataataaaataaaattaaaaaaaagatctttcctctttccccctttctctcctttttcatgaAGTATTATTATGgacaaatggatttttaaagattcattgtGTTATAATCCATTATTgtcattattcctttttttttctttttttttattaagttcaattagccaacatatagtacatcattagtttttgatgtagtgttcagtgattcattaggtgcatataacacccagtgctcatcacatcacgtgccctctttaatacccgtcattattccttttgatgcttCTTTGTTGAAGTGTATGTAATATgcatacagaaaagtgcacagaTCATAagtgtataatataatgaattATCTCAATGTGATTACTCCTGTATAATCACTGCTTAGTTCATAAATGGGaagaacacagtatatatttTGTATCTGACTTATATCACTGAGCATgatttttgtcagatttatccatgttttgtatttagtcattttaattgctgtgtagtattccagtGTATGAATCTACCACAGTCTGTTTATCCATCCTCCTTTTGATGGCCATCTGGTTGGTTTCAAGTCTTTTACTATCAGGAGTAAAACTGCTATGAATGTTCCTATACATATGTCTTTTGGGAGCAGTAGTTGGGCATAGGATTGCCTGTGGGAAAGGATTTTGGCAGCATTAAATTGTGATTTCTTTACCCAGGCAAAGCCAGGGGTGCTGTTTTCAGCTGCCAAaatcctctctgggcctctcacaaaatattaagaacacagttttggattttatttatataaatgttaatatattgtattattcATTATCATACGGTACTCGGTCTATGTGCCGGTTACTATCACGGCAACCCTTGCTCACACAATCCAAAAAGGGAATACTGTTTATTCtgcttacttgaaaaaaatacaaatcttctTGTTTCATCGAATATGGAAATGCATATGAacttatgtaaatataaatggaGTATAACCACATACAAAATTCTCTTTTGGATTATAGAATTTTATTAAGCAGGTGTAACGTTTGTTATATCTATTACCTTAGGAGATTTTATAAATTCTATACCTCAGATAACTAAATGAAGAGATACACGTGCATAGTTAGCACTCACTTAATTGTAAATTTTGGGACTTGTAGTCGATGGTTTACATAGATATGTATAGCACCACTGCAGAGTGAATTTAATAAAAACCATGTAAAAGCTTTTCTGTGtcacaaaaaagggaaaacaaagtaGCAAAGCGAAAATAAACTTCTAGTCATACTTTTATGTATGTTCActgatttttacatatatattttttttccagtagtgGCTACAGAGGAAGTAGTTACTGCAGAATCTGTGGATGGTGCCATTCAGCAAGTAGTTAGTTCAGGGGGTCAGCAAGTCATCACAATAGTCACAGATGGAATTCAGCTTGGAAATTTGCACTCCATTCCGACCAGTGGAATAGGTCAGCCCATCATTGTGACCATGCCAGATGGACAACAAGGTTGGTAGTAGGCATGTGGTTAAGTTGGAATTTATTCTCAATGCTTGGGAAATTGTGATGTTTCTCAAAgcatttatttttgccttaaattatatttt
Encoded proteins:
- the GABPB1 gene encoding GA-binding protein subunit beta-1 isoform X1; protein product: MWKLISSLMSLVDLGKKLLEAARAGQDDEVRILMANGAPFTTDWLGTSPLHLAAQYGHYSTTEVLLRAGVSRDARTKVDRTPLHMAASEGHASIVEVLLKHGADVNAKDMLKMTALHWATEHNHQEVVELLIKYGADVHTQSKFCKTAFDISIDNGNEDLAEILQIAMQNQINTNPESPDTVTIHAATPQFIIGPGGVVNLTGLVSSENSSKATDETGVSAVQFGNSSTSVLATLAALAEASAPLSNSAETPVVATEEVVTAESVDGAIQQVVSSGGQQVITIVTDGIQLGNLHSIPTSGIGQPIIVTMPDGQQVLTVPATDIAEETVISEEPPAKRQCIEIIENRVESAEIEEREALQKQLDEANREAQKYRQQLLKKEQEAEAYRQKLEAMTRLQTNKEAV
- the GABPB1 gene encoding GA-binding protein subunit beta-1 isoform X3; the protein is MSLVDLGKKLLEAARAGQDDEVRILMANGAPFTTDWLGTSPLHLAAQYGHYSTTEVLLRAGVSRDARTKVDRTPLHMAASEGHASIVEVLLKHGADVNAKDMLKMTALHWATEHNHQEVVELLIKYGADVHTQSKFCKTAFDISIDNGNEDLAEILQIAMQNQINTNPESPDTVTIHAATPQFIIGPGGVVNLTGLVSSENSSKATDETGVSAVQFGNSSTSVLATLAALAEASAPLSNSAETPVVATEEVVTAESVDGAIQQVVSSGGQQVITIVTDGIQLGNLHSIPTSGIGQPIIVTMPDGQQVLTVPATDIAEETVISEEPPAKRQCIEIIENRVESAEIEEREALQKQLDEANREAQKYRQQLLKKEQEAEAYRQKLEAMTRLQTNKEAV
- the GABPB1 gene encoding GA-binding protein subunit beta-1 isoform X5, which translates into the protein MWKLISSLMSLVDLGKKLLEAARAGQDDEVRILMANGAPFTTDWLGTSPLHLAAQYGHYSTTEVLLRAGVSRDARTKVDRTPLHMAASEGHASIVEVLLKHGADVNAKDMLKMTALHWATEHNHQEVVELLIKYGADVHTQSKFCKTAFDISIDNGNEDLAEILQIAMQNQINTNPESPDTVTIHAATPQFIIGPGGVVNLTDETGVSAVQFGNSSTSVLATLAALAEASAPLSNSAETPVATEEVVTAESVDGAIQQVVSSGGQQVITIVTDGIQLGNLHSIPTSGIGQPIIVTMPDGQQVLTVPATDIAEETVISEEPPAKRQCIEIIENRVESAEIEEREALQKQLDEANREAQKYRQQLLKKEQEAEAYRQKLEAMTRLQTNKEAV
- the GABPB1 gene encoding GA-binding protein subunit beta-1 isoform X4, coding for MWKLISSLMSLVDLGKKLLEAARAGQDDEVRILMANGAPFTTDWLGTSPLHLAAQYGHYSTTEVLLRAGVSRDARTKVDRTPLHMAASEGHASIVEVLLKHGADVNAKDMLKMTALHWATEHNHQEVVELLIKYGADVHTQSKFCKTAFDISIDNGNEDLAEILQIAMQNQINTNPESPDTVTIHAATPQFIIGPGGVVNLTDETGVSAVQFGNSSTSVLATLAALAEASAPLSNSAETPVVATEEVVTAESVDGAIQQVVSSGGQQVITIVTDGIQLGNLHSIPTSGIGQPIIVTMPDGQQVLTVPATDIAEETVISEEPPAKRQCIEIIENRVESAEIEEREALQKQLDEANREAQKYRQQLLKKEQEAEAYRQKLEAMTRLQTNKEAV
- the GABPB1 gene encoding GA-binding protein subunit beta-1 isoform X2, producing the protein MWKLISSLMSLVDLGKKLLEAARAGQDDEVRILMANGAPFTTDWLGTSPLHLAAQYGHYSTTEVLLRAGVSRDARTKVDRTPLHMAASEGHASIVEVLLKHGADVNAKDMLKMTALHWATEHNHQEVVELLIKYGADVHTQSKFCKTAFDISIDNGNEDLAEILQIAMQNQINTNPESPDTVTIHAATPQFIIGPGGVVNLTGLVSSENSSKATDETGVSAVQFGNSSTSVLATLAALAEASAPLSNSAETPVATEEVVTAESVDGAIQQVVSSGGQQVITIVTDGIQLGNLHSIPTSGIGQPIIVTMPDGQQVLTVPATDIAEETVISEEPPAKRQCIEIIENRVESAEIEEREALQKQLDEANREAQKYRQQLLKKEQEAEAYRQKLEAMTRLQTNKEAV